ACCCGCGCCGGCGTGCCCCTGGGCAACCAGAGCGTGCTGCTGCGCGGCGTGAACGACCACCCCGTCATCATGCAGAAACTCGTGCGCGAACTCGTCAAGATCCGCGTGCGTCCCTACTACATTTACCAGTGCGACCTCGTCCACGGTGCCGGGCACCTGCGTACCACCGTTAGCAAGGGCCTGGAAATCATGGAAAGCCTGCGCGGCCACACCAGCGGCTACTCGGTCCCCACCTACGTCGTGGACGCCCCCGGCGGCGGCGGCAAGATCCCCGTCGCGCCCAACTACGTCTTGTCGCACAGCCCCGAGAAGCTCATCCTGCGCAACTTCGAAGGCTACATCGCCGCGTACAGCGAACCCACCGACTACACCGGCCCCGACATGCTCGTCCCCCAGGACTGGCAGCGCAAGGAACCCGGCCAGAGCGGCATCTTCGGCCTGATGGAAGGCGAACGCATCAGCATTGAGCCCAAGGAATTCGCCGAATCCCGCCACCGCCCCGGCGCCACCCAGCACCGCCTGAACAGCCGAGAAGACAAATGGGCGGCCCACGGCATCGGCGCGCAGGCCACCGACACCGCCCCCGACGGCATGATCGAAACGCCCCAGCCCGTCCTGAGCGAACCCCAGACCATCAGCGGCGACTGAGTTCCGGCGGCGTCTCATCCAGAGCAGCCTGACGGTCCAGGCGCGCGATTCTGGACGGGGCGCCGCCCGCGAGGTGACTGGTGAGGTCACCTTCCGACCAGCCGAAGCTTCAATCCATCCAGGAGAATGCCACCATGACGACCCTTGCTAAACCCCGTCAGCCTGAACTGAAAACCGCCCTGCCCGGCCCGAAGACCGCTTCGATCATGGAGCGCGACAGCCAGCACCTCTCGACGTCTTACATGCGTCCGTATCCGTTCGTGCCGGATCACGGTGAGGGCGTGTGGCTGACGGACGTGGACGGCAACACCATGCTGGATTTCTTCGCGGGGATCGCGGTGAGCACGACCGGGCACGCGCATCCGCATGTGGTGCAGGCGGTGCAGGACCAGATCACGAAGTTCACGCACGTGTGCCTGACGGATTACCCGCAGGAGATCACGACCAGCCTCGCCGAGCGTCTGGTGAAGCACGTGGAGAAGCCGGGCGAGAAGTGGCGCGTGTTCTTCAGTAACAGCGGCGCTGAGGCGGTCGAGGCGGCCGTGAAACTGGCGCGCAATCACACGGGCCGTCAGCACATCATCTCGACGATGGGCAGCTTCCACGGGCGCACGTACGGCGCGATCACGCTGACGGGCAGCAAGACGAAGTACAAGCGAGGCTTCGGCCCGCTGCTGCCCGCCGTGTCACACGTGCCGTACCCGAATCCGTTCCGTCCGCCGCTGGGCAGCACGGCCGAGACGTGCGGTCAGGCGGTACTGGAGCACATCGAAAGCCTGTTCGTGGGCATCCTGCCCGCCGATGAGGTCGCGGCCATCATCGTGGAACCCATGCAGGGCGAGGGCGGGTACATCGTGCCCCCGGCGGACTTCCTGCCGGGCCTGCGGGCGCTGTGCGACAAGTACGGCATCATGCTGATCTTCGATGAGGTGCAGGCCGGGATGGGCCGCACTGGGAAGATGTTCAGCTTCCAGCATTTCGACGTGCAGCCGGACATCATCACGTCCGCCAAGGGCATCGCGTCGGGCATGCCGCTGGGGGCGCTGCTCGCCAAGGAGAGCGTCATGACGTGGCCGGTCGGGTCGCACGGCAGCACGTACGGCGGGAACCCCGTGGCGGCGGCGGCGGCGCACTCGACGCTGGACCTGCTGGAAGGCAAGGTGCAGCACCCGGGCTGCGGCGCGAACCTGATGGACAATGCCGCGCAGGTGGGCGAGTACATCATGGCGGAGCTGAAGAAAATGCAGGCCGAATTCCCGTTCCTGGGGGACGTACGCGGGCGCGGCCTGTTCATTGGTCTGGAGTTCGTGAAGCCGGACGGCAGCCCGGACGGGGCGCTGCGCGACCGCGCGAGCATGGCGATGTTCGAGCGTGGCCTGTTGAACCTCGACTGCGGTGAAGCGGTGATCCGCATCAGCCCGCCGCTGATCCTGACCCGCGAGGAGGCCGCGACGGGCCTGGAGATCATGCGCGAGACGCTGCGCACCCTGAAGTAAGGGGAGGCTCGTAGGGCGGGACGCCAGAGATCTCTGGCGTCCCGCTCTGCTCTCTTACGGATTGGTATCGTCTGTGCCTGACAGGCAGCCGACAAGAGAAAGGGGAGGCCAGACTGGGCCTCCCTCTCTCATGCTGTGCGGTTGGATTACAGGCGCTTCATGATGGCCTGGAGGCTGGCGCTGTCGGCCCAGGCCATGCCCTTCTCGACGTACATGCGGGCGGTGGTCTTGTCACCGCGCTGCAGCGCGAGGTAGGCGAGTTTGGCGGCGCTCAGGGAGGCCCACTGCTTTTCCTGGTCGGTCAGGTCGCCCAGGCGGGTCCAGGCGTTGTACGCGTTGATCCACCACTGGGTCTTGGTGTACAGCTGCGCCAGGTAGGCGTTGTAGTCGCGGTTGCCGGCTTCCATGCTGGCGGCGTAGTACGCGTGGTCCACGGCGGCCTTCCAGAGCGTGCGGTCGTAGAAGGGCACGGGGTAGGCCACGTCAGCCTGCACGGCGTATTCCTGAGCTTTCGCGAAGTTCTCGCTGGGGCTCATCATTGCCGGGGCGTTGGTGGGGGCCGCGACGGTGGTGGTCGTCGTGGTCGTCTCGGTGGTGGTCGTGGAGGTGTCCTGCGCAGCGGCCAGGCCGGTGAGCGCGAACGCGGTCAGCATGAGAATCTTCTTCATAACAGTTCGCATCTTAGGCTCTACCCTGAGGCTCGTCCACGCCACGATCAGCACCGTAAAGGGTGTGTAAAGGAGCCTAATCCAACATGAGAAATACCCACGCTTTGACTGCGGTCTTCCTGATGACATTGACCACTTTTCCCGCTGCTGGCGCTCAGAGCGCCCCCTCACCTGCCCCTCAGTTCGCCGCGCCGAAGGTGGACGTGTTCAAGGAACTGCGCGTCATTTCCGGCGTGACCATCTCCCCGAACGGGGATCTCACGTTCGTGGGGTCCGACGCGAAAATTCACCGGACCGACGCGAGCGGCAGCGAGAAGTGGAACTACACGGTCGGTGACATCGGCCGCGCCTACCCCATCATCACGCCGCAGGGCGTGACGATCGCCGCCTCCTACGACGACACCGTGTACGCCCTGGACCCCGCCGGGAAGCTCCTGTGGAAGCAGAAGCTGGACGGGGACATCTACGCTACGCCCGCCCTGCGCGTGGACGGCAGCGTGATCGTCGCCACCGCCGGGGGCAGCGTGCACGCCCTGAGCAGCGCCGGGAAGACCCTATGGACCTTCAAGGTCGGCTCGCCCGTGTTCAGCAGCCCCGCCATCGGCCCGGACGGCACCATCTACTTCGGCGCGCAGAACAACCTCATGCACGCCCTGACCCCCGACGGGAAACTCAAGTGGACGTACGCGGCGGGCTCACTGGTGTTCAGCTCCCCAGCGGTCGGCCCGGACGGCAGCGTGTACTTCGGCAGCAGTGACCGCCGCATTCACGCCGTCACGCCGGACGGCAAGCCCAAATGGACGCTCCTGACCGGCCTGTTCGTGAATGCCAGTCCCATCATCACGAGTGGCGGGCTGGTCGTGGTGGGCAGCTACGACGGCAGCGTATACGCCGTGAACACCACGGGCGAGGCCGAATGGACGTACCGCGCGGGCGCCGGCATTGCTGGGAGCGCCGCGGAACTCAGTGACGGTACGGTGCTCGTGCCGGACCTCAGCGGCACGGTGCACGCCATCGGGAAGGCGGGGCAGTCCCTGTGGCAGCTGAAGACCGGGAAGAAGATCGATACCGGCCTGAGCGTCAGCGATCAGGGCAGCGCGTACTTCGTGACGGACGGCGGCGGCCTGAACATCCTCCTCAAGGGACGCCCCCTGGCCGTGGGGCCCTGGACGAGCTTCCACGGCGCGCCCAACCCCGTGGGGCGCGTCCCCACGCCCGTGGAACTTCAGGCGCAGACGCAGGCCCGCCGCGCCGCCGCGAGTGCGGTCATCGCAGCCCTGAAACCCAGCACGCCCGCCTCAACTGCGCCGGCGCAGCCGGCCCGGCCGCCCGTCACCACGCAACCGGCCCAGCCGACCCGCCCGGCGCAGCCCAGTCAACCCGCACAGCCCACCCAGCCGACTCAACCGGCCCAGCCCAGTCAGCCCGCTCAACCCAGTCAGGCCGCGCAGCCGGTCACGCCGGCGCTGACGCCCGCCCAGTACGCGGCGGCGGCCGCGCAGAAGGCCCGCGTGGCCGACGGGCAGCTGTACCTCCCGCTGACCGAGGCGGCCGCCGCCCTGGGCCTGAACGTTCAGAACGTCACCGTGAGAACCGCGACGCTCCGCGTGCAGGGGCAGCTCGTGCCGGTCACGGTGCGCGCCTTCGACCGCGCGGCGTTCGTGCCGCTCGCGGCCCTGACGGACCTACCGGGCGCGCAGGCCAGCCTGACCCGCACGCCCAGCCGCGGCGTGACCGTGACCCTGAACGGCCGCTCCACACTGTTCCCGGTGAACGTGGCGCGCCTGCTGAGCCTGGAGTCTGCGCTGGAGTTCGCCCGCAGCGACCGCTGAGCCAGGGCTGAAGTGCAGGGGATTCGCCCGCTGCCGCCAAGCGGCGTGCGGGTCCCCTGCGGTGCCGGTGGTGGCTCCGTGGAAGGGCCGGGCAGAGGGAGTGGTCGCTGTTAGCCCAGACGGCCGCTGGTGATGGCCGACATGAAAAAAACCCGCCGATTGTCGGCGGGTTTCCTGTGGTGGAGTCGAGGGGGATCGAACCCCTGACCTCGTCATTGCGAACGACGCGCTCTCCCAGCTGAGCTACGACCCCATGAGGCGAGAGGGAATCTAGCACGCGCCAGACGGGCGTGCAAGGGGGCCGCTGCGTGCGCGGGTGGTCAGGTGGCATGGACACGGTCACCTTACGGCCGGGCGTGAAGGTTTACACTCGCCAACATGAGTGCGCCCGCCACGCCCGCCCCCGCAGACACGCAGCAAGACCGCTTCAGTTACAAGTTCGGCCAGGAAGGCATCACCTTCGACGACGTGCTGCTCCAGCCCCGCCACTCGCAGGTGCTGCCGCACGAGGTGGACCTGGGCGCGCAGCTCACCCGCCGCGTCCGCCTGAACATTCCCTTCGTGTCCGCCGCGATGGACACCGTCACC
This DNA window, taken from Deinococcus radiotolerans, encodes the following:
- a CDS encoding acetyl ornithine aminotransferase family protein, which gives rise to MTTLAKPRQPELKTALPGPKTASIMERDSQHLSTSYMRPYPFVPDHGEGVWLTDVDGNTMLDFFAGIAVSTTGHAHPHVVQAVQDQITKFTHVCLTDYPQEITTSLAERLVKHVEKPGEKWRVFFSNSGAEAVEAAVKLARNHTGRQHIISTMGSFHGRTYGAITLTGSKTKYKRGFGPLLPAVSHVPYPNPFRPPLGSTAETCGQAVLEHIESLFVGILPADEVAAIIVEPMQGEGGYIVPPADFLPGLRALCDKYGIMLIFDEVQAGMGRTGKMFSFQHFDVQPDIITSAKGIASGMPLGALLAKESVMTWPVGSHGSTYGGNPVAAAAAHSTLDLLEGKVQHPGCGANLMDNAAQVGEYIMAELKKMQAEFPFLGDVRGRGLFIGLEFVKPDGSPDGALRDRASMAMFERGLLNLDCGEAVIRISPPLILTREEAATGLEIMRETLRTLK
- a CDS encoding outer membrane protein assembly factor BamB family protein, giving the protein MTLTTFPAAGAQSAPSPAPQFAAPKVDVFKELRVISGVTISPNGDLTFVGSDAKIHRTDASGSEKWNYTVGDIGRAYPIITPQGVTIAASYDDTVYALDPAGKLLWKQKLDGDIYATPALRVDGSVIVATAGGSVHALSSAGKTLWTFKVGSPVFSSPAIGPDGTIYFGAQNNLMHALTPDGKLKWTYAAGSLVFSSPAVGPDGSVYFGSSDRRIHAVTPDGKPKWTLLTGLFVNASPIITSGGLVVVGSYDGSVYAVNTTGEAEWTYRAGAGIAGSAAELSDGTVLVPDLSGTVHAIGKAGQSLWQLKTGKKIDTGLSVSDQGSAYFVTDGGGLNILLKGRPLAVGPWTSFHGAPNPVGRVPTPVELQAQTQARRAAASAVIAALKPSTPASTAPAQPARPPVTTQPAQPTRPAQPSQPAQPTQPTQPAQPSQPAQPSQAAQPVTPALTPAQYAAAAAQKARVADGQLYLPLTEAAAALGLNVQNVTVRTATLRVQGQLVPVTVRAFDRAAFVPLAALTDLPGAQASLTRTPSRGVTVTLNGRSTLFPVNVARLLSLESALEFARSDR